The Rosa rugosa chromosome 1, drRosRugo1.1, whole genome shotgun sequence genomic sequence AATTCATAAGCAGCAGATTtttcattaaagaaaaaaaaaatggtcccCATTTTCCTGTTCATAAGCATTACAACTCCAAGTTCTAAGGACCAATCAGTATCATTAATACTTACAGTTTCATTTTTGCAAGCGACTCACTCAACCTCACTATAGCTTCAAGCTGCCTTACAGTGATTGGTATTGCAGCAGCCTCTCCAGTTTCATTTGCCTGCTGTCTCATGTCCTGGTAGAAAAGCATGAAGATAATGTCGGTTAGATTCTTAACATCTTTTTGATATATTTCTTTCAGCACCATATAAGCATTGCTGTGAACAAGGCTAATCTACTCAAAATGTTTAGTAGCAGCAAGAATACCTGTCTGATTTTGACATAATGGTTCTGCAGTGATTTGGATGCAGACTCTGACAAACGGGGATGACACTCAGTTCGACAGTATTGAAGGTACCTTCATATGTTACAGACAATTATCAGCATTCATCAAATTTCACTTGTAGAGCTACAAAGAATATACAAGCATGTGTACCATATACCTCTTCAGCCAATTCTCTTCTTTCTCCTTAGAAACCTCCCTCTTATCACCCACTGCTGCCCCAGCAGATGCATGAACCTTTATTACATGACTTGCTATTATCTGTCATTGAAAATCGTAGTCAGGTATTTGAGAACCAAACATAATACATTTATGCCTATTTGACTTAATGTTCAATTCTCGTTTATAAAAAGAACTGAGACACTAAAAGATGAAGTACCATTTgcctcaaaaaaagaaagaaatagatTGCACTGCCTTGCTGGGAAAAATAATACTTGCTTGAGTAAGACCAACCTAGCCGAATTAAAAAACTACCTTGTCCTGACTATACATCCTGATGTCTTTAACAATGAAGATCAAATCAAATCTAGAAAGAATTGTTGTCTGCAGATCTATGTTATCCTGAGCAGTCtgcaagaagaaaagagagTTATAAGCTCTCAATGGGAAGTCACAATTTTGCATTTAAAAAACTGCAAGATAGATGAGGAAGACAATAGACCTTAAGATCATCATAACGTCCAGATGGAGGGTTAGCAGCTGCAAGAACAGAGGTTCTAGAATTAAGAACTGTTGTTATTCCTGCTTTGGCAATGGAAATGGTTTGCTGCTCCATGGCTTCATGAATGGCAACCCTAAATCACATAAAAGTAGGCTCTTAGAACTCCATAAAAACAAATTTAGGAGAATCAAAATGATATGACATGGTTTCCATTACCTATCCTCCGGTCTCATTTTGTCAAACTCATCAATACACACAACACCTCCATCTGCCAAAACCATGGCTCCTCCTTCAAGATAAAACTCTCGCTGGATTCAACAGATAGATTGAAATTAGTCAAGTTCtcataacaaaacaaaaaggaaaaaatttcCTCCCTAGTAAGATTTTGTAAACCTTTTTATGAAACCAAAGACAATAATTGTACTTATAtaaaaccaaaagaagaacTTACAGAGCTGTTATCTCTGATCACAGAAGCTGTAAGACCAGCTGCAGATGAGCCTTTCCCGGAAGTATAAACAGCTACAGGAGCTGTTTTCTCAACAAACTTGAGAAACTACACAAATGAATTGAATCAAATCAGGATGTCTTGTTTCTGGGAACAAAAGAAGAGCATTAAAATTCCTTATAATTGTTTCATGAGCCTAGGCAAATGGGTCCAAATTAAGTGCAGAAGTTTTTCCACTAAACTGAGAGGTAGAGGAGAGACAAAGTCCACATTGTTCTCTAGCATGGAGCCTCTTAACATGTGCGCCAATAAAACAAATATAACAGAACTAACCTGTGATTTAGCAGTAGATGGATCCCCCAAAAGTAAGACATTGATATCACCTCTTAGCTTCACACCATCAGGCAAATGCTGTTCACACACCATTTGGTTGTTACCATCATAACCTACAAAAGTACTAAGAGGCAAAAAGTTCATAACATACCTTTCTAGATCCCCCAAAAAGAAGACAAGCCACGGCCTTCTTTACATCTTCGTGACCAAAGATAGAGGGGGCAATCTTTGAGCATATGCTTTTATATACATCAGGTTCTGCAGCAAATTTCTTAAATTCTTCTATCTGCAAAGTGAAAatagaaaaatcaaaaccatGCAATGTAAGCACATCCTTCATATCAGGTAAATGATCAAAAATACAAAAGGGTCTGTTCTGGCATATTTAGAGATGGGAGCACATAGAAAAGTTGAGAAATCATATAAAGCTACTGCAATTTAGTTGAACCACATAGCCTAGTCCAAATAGAAGACCAAAGAACACTCGAGCTGATGATCATAACAACTTTAATAGATTTAAAGCCATGATATCTGGTAGTTAAGCCCCCTGGAGATCAAACATTTCTTCTCCAGTATGGCTTAAAATCTACTATCCAATTTTCATTAAGCACTTCACTATATGAGAATTACACATGATGCACACACTTGCAATGTGGAGAAGTTAATAAAGATTTCATGGAACAGCTTTTGCAATGATTTCAACCAGTACCTCTTCAGCTGTGAAAGCAGCGGGACCTCTTGAGTTGGCATCATTTGCTTCTTCAATTCCTACTACTCTGATGTAAGGCTGTCTAACAGCAACTGCTCCTTTGTGGCTGTGTGGAACCAAATAAAGTTAACACTAAAATTTAGTAATCAAAAGTACTATCCAGCGTAATGCCATTAAAGTATTATCTCAGTGTTTGGCAAACTCACTTGgtggaagaattggaagctTGATAGATACTATAAATTCCCATGATTGTTAATCTTGTGCCAGGCACAATTGTCTGAACAAGATGGCGGTCCACAGATAGAAGCATATTTCTTGGAAGCTCTCCAGTAGGCACATCCTACAGTAACCATAAAACATAGGAAGCTATTAATAAAATGGAGATTCAATAAACCACATTAACTTATTTCCTTTACTCCAAAAGTTAAAGACCATCACCTCCGGATTCTCTTGCAATTTTAAGGTCTGCTGATCAACATACTTGCTCTTATCAGGAACCACAACCCATGGATCAAGTGGACAAGGTTCTTCTCCAGGCTAAAAATTCCAATAACTTCAATTAAATTTCACAGTAGAAAACAATACAAACACACTAAAAtgtaataaagaaaagaaaatacagaGACATATAAGTTTTATATAAACCTGAGGAATATGGTTACACGTGCGAGGTACAATTGCCCCACCAAGGCCTGGCCGACAAGGAACCCTTTGCACATTTTTACAGTTCTTACACATCACAATCACATAAGTCGCCTTTGCCTTGACTCTTGATGCAGCTATCGTGATCCCAGATATCTTGATGAGTTTCGATATACTTTGAGCCTACCCATCACCAACAGTACAAAAAGAAACAATCATCAATCTAACCTCACTAATCTAAGCTTCAATTACGTTTTTATGCTCTAAATTCCTATTTCAGTACGATTTAGTAGATCTAAATTTTCATTTTCCCCAATTTTTCTAAACTTTTTCATCATCCAAAACCTATAATTCAAAAACAGAACGAATAAGAGAAAAAAACTAACCCCAAGCTTGCGCATGGAAGTTGTATCTTCTCTGGAGGTCAACAAAATCTGAACATCCTCCGGCACCGGTTCCTCCAATTGGCCTTCGCTTCCGGCCACCTTCGTCTTCAAATTCGCCAAAACCTGTCCGGCGGCGTTCTCAAACTACAAAACCcccaaaacaacacaaaaattaAGAACAAACAAATTAACGAAACCGAAAGACCTAATTGCACGAGATCGGCTCAGATTTCTTTACCAGAGGCAAATAATCGGCGGGGGCGGAGCGGAGCTTGGCGGGGAGATCGGAGTCGAAGTCGCCGAGGTCCTCCATGTCGACGACGAGGTGCTTAGGGTTGTGGAGGAGGCTCTCTCTGTAAGGGAAGACATTCGTGCTTGACTGGGTCTCGAAGTTTCGGATGAACTCCTTGAATTTCTGGAGGACCGAGTGGCGGctggcggcggcggcgacgtTGCTTCCTGGGTCGTCGGTGTCGCCGCCCAGCGACTGGGCTTGGTCGCTGTAGTACACCGCTCCTTCGTCCCACCCTgacattttctctctctaaaccctcgctttctctctctgtgagatgctctctctctctcctctcggTGGTTCTAATGGAGGATGAAGCCTCTTTTTGGCGGGAAGGATTTGGCGGGAAATGAGAGGGTAGGGTTAAGCGCGGTAGCACGTGGTTTTGGGCCTCGAACACAGATTGGGCAAAGTAGTCTTTTTCAACCGGGtttgggcttttttttttttggtcaactgTTTGGGCCTATTTCCCAGGTTTTCAAATGATAGGCCTCAAAGTGTTCGATGGGCTTCAGTTTGGACCCTGTTTGTGATATTAAGAAGAAAAGTTCTACTATGTCATGAATGACATACAAACAGACTTTGATGGTGTGTAAGTCATGTAACATTTCTCTGTCATCTACTGCTGTCTTACACACCGTCAGATCTTATGTGTATGTCATACAAGTTGTGTATAGTAGAAATTTCGTACTACGAAAACATGCAAGAGATGATAACGATGTATAATTTATCAGGAAGATGGTTACCGGTACTAATTGAGATGAAAACCCCCATGGCCCCGGACGTAAACACCAGTTGCATGGAGGTTTTACCGGTCAAGTTGGTCATTTCAAAACAAGTAAAAACTCTTAATCAAGAGATCATCATCTTATATATTGGTTCTGCTGAGATCTTACAAGATGAGATTCTTTGCTTTAACCTAGATGAGTGTCTGATAGTGATAATACTTATTAATCACCCATAACTAGCCTATATAGATACGTGAAAAGGGTGACTGGTCTCTGTAGAAATCTTTATGTATGTAGAAATCTTCTCTGGTTAAGGTTCCTCTGTTTGATCACTCTCCTTTATGTAACCTTTCTTTTCCAAGTACCAAAGTGCCCCTTCCGCTGCATGCTCTGCTGCTGCTTTCTTGCTCGTACGAGGTTCTCCAAAGGCCTCCAAAAGTGTATCCGAAACATCATCTATCTTCACTGTAACCTTGAAAGTGAACCTGCAAAGGATTCAAAGTGAGCATATAAGAAATCAGTACAGGATGTTCCTGCAACGTCTTTTGCTTTCATGAAGACTGACTTAAGACATCGAGTCTTCACATAAGCAGAGAAAAGCAAGATACAGAGTCTGATAACCTTCTATTTTAGTTTTCAGATGAGACTTTGATTCCTTATAGATAATGTCTTTAAATAAACAGCTTATATTATTATCGATTATACTATGGACTTACGATTTTATGTGGCCTGGTCCTTCCTCTTTGCAACATTCAAATTCAGGGGGTTCCCAGTAGTTAGCAACACAGGTTTCATGCAAACGAGATTTTGCTGTTAATTTGTGTGGCACACCTGTAGATTTTTTTAGAGTAAGCAAATGTGGAAAATGCTACTTGATATCTTGGAAGTACAAGAAGCATCAACAGTACCTCCGGTTTGTGTGATAGCATCAGAGCTACGACTGTTACAGGCATTAGTGCCGTCCATTTTGACTTCTCCAAGTGAAGCTGGGGGTTGTTGTAAACGTTTTATGCAGGAGGAGTTACCACTGCTAACTTCACTCATAGACTGCACATCTGAGTTGGAACTGCTGCTAGAAGCCTCTTGTACATTTAACTTATCAAATCCAATAATATCAAGAGCTGTAACATCTATTGGTGTTTCATCATATCCGATAAGTTTGGGTTCCAACTTGGAGCTTGACTTCAAGACTTCCTCCAAAGACAACTTAGACTTTGGTATATTGCCTTGAGCCTGCAATTCCGAAAAAATGAGACCCACAGAGGTTAACTACAAAGATTCTATGTAAAATAATTTTCCTACTACCAACACCAAGAgaaagtaaataaaataaaataaaaaagttgtcTTATGCTGGCATCATAAGTCAATAGAAATTCTAATAGCATAAAGATTTACCTTCAACGTTTCGAAAATTAACTGAGCAGAAATTCTAATAGCCTCCTTTTTGTTCAAGGCAGTTGAGGAAGCAGTTGCAGAAACATTATTCCCATTCACTGTTGCCTCAACTGAAAATGATTTACCCTTCTTTGATGATAAAAACTTAAGAACCCATGCATGAGCTTGGCAAAGTTCCCGTAGTTCCCTAACAGGACTAAGCTGAATGTTGGAAAAGCTCATGACAGGCTCCAGAAAGGATAGCATTATCTTCCAAACAAGGTTCAAGTCAAACCCTGTATCAAGAAGAATTGCACCAAGACAAGACTCTACCAAGTCGCCCAGAGCCTGAAACAATAATTATAATCATAACACACAGATGAAGAAGCATTACTAATACATAATAGTGATAATACCTATTTGTAATTTTTTCATAGGAAGGTAGAACCTCTAGCACTCTAAGCAACAATATGAAGGTAGAAGGGTAGATGAATACCTTGGGGCATTTCGGCCCATCAACCAGACTACTATCTGATGCAGATGTCTCAATGAAGTTCACATAAGTCTTTATAGCCTCAGAAAGGGTACTGGTGTCAGAGAGTAGAAACTTGTGGAAGGATCGAGCTACTGCAACAGTAGCAAAGGCTTTATTATTCACAGCAATTGATCTCAAATCTGTCAAATGGCCAGGCTTTAACTTTGGATACACTGAATACAGGTATGAGGTGATCAAGTAATCCAAGACAGCATCTCCAAGAAACTCCAATCTCTGATTAAAAGCATCAAGGAAACGCAATTGAAGTGGGGAAGGAATGTATTTTTCTTCCAACTCcatgaaacaagaacaaatttAAAAAGCATACCTGATAGCAACCTCCTCCATGTTTGTTGTAAGAAGGATGTACAAATGCCTGTAACAGCAAACCTCTGTGGAGAAACTGATACCCTAATGAATTTTCAAGGGCCGCAATGTCTATGCAAGCAGCAAGTGAAACGTATCTGCTGCTTGCTATGCATACTTTTGTAACTTCTGATGCTTCAAAGTTTACTTTTATGCCAATCCATCTGAGAAATGCAGTTGCCGCTTTAAAACCGCTGTCAACTATGAATGCTCCAACAAGGGCTTCAACAACATCAGCAATTGTTTTCTTATGTAACCAATGGTGACCCTTACTACATCTGACGTGACGAGAATGTGACTGTTTTACTGCACTGCTTAAATCTTGAGAATCAAGAGATCCTATTGTCTCCTGGTCACAAATATTTTTGCAAGGGCGGCCTAAAGCGAAGAACTGAGAGGGTTCAAATGGCTGATCCCGTATGTATACCTGAAAAAAGACATCAAAATTCCATTTcattgataaaataaaaaataaattaaaaaaaaaaacagaaaatatgtCTAAATGCTTATTTTCTCAGTGAATGCTTCTAATGACACAGTAGAAGATGTAGCATAGGTTACAGGAAACAAACTTGACAAAATTTTCCGCTAACTAAACAAATTGGGAGGTGCCTGAAGTGAAGATGAAACAATTCCATGTCAAAATACATGTTTGTAGATGACCATTAATTCCATAAGTCCCAAAAATTTATctcacgtttttttttttttttttttgggttcagTTCATTGGAGGTAGCATGTTTTTCACCAATTATATATGTTGGAAAGGAACCCTTAATAACACGAGAACTAACAGCACTGGAGGTAGCATGTTTGGCACCCGTTATCTATGTTGGAAAGGAACCCTTGATAAACATGAGAATTAGCACCTGGAAGTAGCATATTTGATATTTGTGACCTATCTATGTTGGAAAGGAACCCTTATTAAACATGAGAATTAGCATAACTGGATGAATTATATTTTTCGGTAATAAGTTTGTAACCCATTCAGAGACATTCAAAGATCTGGAATTTTTAAGTAGCATAAAAATTACATAATTTCAAGTAGAGGTAGAGGCAAAAAGATATTGAACAAACCATATGTAAAtgaaaattaagaaaataaaaatcaactTCAAAAGGATAAATGAAACAATATGAATTTATACCTGTAAGTTGCTTCTAGTAGCAAGCTTCAATAAATTGGAATTGTTTACCACATTTGAACGTTTCCTTGTTAGTTCACCTTCATCTAGTGAAGCATGCAAAAGGAAAAAGTGCCTTCCAACTGCAAATTTGAGGAAAGCATCTCCTAGTATTTCAAGCCTTTCAAGGGAAATCCGCTCCTGGCACTTTTCAGTTGTGAGGGCTTCTAGAACCTTAAATGAAGATTCAAAGTCATCATGAAGAGTTGGTAGTGCAATGGAAAAATTagattaataaaaaatttatcaGAGCGAATAATAATCAACACAATATCATGGAGAATGATCTTACTCTCTGCGAAGTAACCTCAGCTCCTTCGGGGAATGAAGTGCATAATACATGCTTCAGTTCGATGGCGACAAGCAAGTTTTCCAGACGGTGCATGATTGATGGCAACAGAGATACCGAACTCCCAATATCTTTTGAAAAGCCAATTACCTTCAGCTCGCAAAGCTCAGGaggcacatatatataatactcATCTAGTTGCTGTGCGTCTGTTTTATATGACATGGAAATTTTACATATTAATGACTTGGGAGGCAACAACACACGGATGCATGAAAAATTCAGATGAgttcaaaatcaaacaaaaggcTCTTCATCATAAGTGAGATTGTCATAAGGAAAAGGGAAAAGAATAAAAGTAGGTATACAAGCTGGGCCTGAAACAAAATTACTTCTGCCTACTGGATCAAACATAGATTAAGTTCTATGCTAGCAATTAAACACAAAGACCATTTTACTTCACAATAACCTAAAAAACATATGGGACTTGAAGAATTTTTTTCCTATtgtaaattttgttttgttatagATCACCAAAAGtctttgcttcatttgttttctttttggaaaataaaaacagGGAAGCAAAAGTATTCGTAGATTTCAGAATCACAGTTTTACTCAATCATTGAGCATTATTTATAAGCAGATTATGTATGCATGTATTGATGTAAGTTATGTGCAgtctgaaaaataaaagaagcaaTGTAGGACCCGCAATTTTAATACGGTCCAACATTAGAAATTACCTGAATCTTCTTGCCTACGATTGTGTAGCAAGTTGTGCAAATTGAAAACTGGTTTTGCACACAGAAGATGTTGCTCAGGGTATTTAAGAGAAATGTCAAACCTGCTCAcaacatttaagaaaaaaattCCATGATGAATAAGAACATTATAAAAATTATTCTGCAGTAGAGATTGACACGTGTTCTACCATATATTGCCAGTACATGTTAAAAGAAAAAGTAGATAATATAAAGACATTGATGGATGAATAGTAATTCAGGAGCAAGGAATAAGTTGCCTACTTTTTACTTAGATGATCCACATAGGTTAAAGCATCTGACTTTTCTTTATATTGGCTGTAGGCATTTCTTTCTCGAGCAACATTAGTGATGAAGTAAAATGTCTTCTTATATGGGACATAAACTAAACTATCCTCAACTTCACTTATGCTTCTATAACCAGATGCAAGTCGAATACCCGAAGATATAATTTTACTGTCCATAGCATCTCCTGGACCCCTGAATATTGGAGATGATAAACATTTTTTGATAATCCTCCAATCTATGCTTATCTTATCATTTTCACCCAAAGTTACTGGAAGCAATAGGTAGAAGGTTGATGTGCTCGATCTGCTAAAATAATAGTTTCCCAGGGGAACAAATTCAGAAACAAATTCTGATCGGTCCAGAATGAGCTTGAGGAACATTTCTTGAAAGTTTTGAGCCAGCAAGATCTGCAAACAGAGTTGCAGTACACTGAGAGAGGCTCAATCACAGTTAATAGTATTTTGAAACAACTGTCTACCTCATCTTTGACAAATTCTGCAAATCCTGATGGCACCAACTTTGTCATCACAGATCTACCATGAGCGAGATGAAGATCAAGTTCCATTGTTTCGGCCTCTGCTGGAAGAGGTGCTTTGACAAATAGACCAAAACTTCTATAGATTCTGTCATTAGGTTCAGGATCAAATTGAAAATAGTAAGCGCTGAGGATGACAAGATCCTCCAACTTATTCCATGACTCTTTTAGGACAGCAGGAACCAGCATTTCATGTAGTTCCTCTCGTAAGTCTTCATCTGGGACAAAAGGAGTCAAATGAATTCTTACGAATATAAGAATAAGAACAAGGGATATGAAAGTCTTTATAGTGAGTCAACATTTTCCAACCTTCATTGCTGTCATAATCAGAAGAGTCTAGCATGGACTCCTCCACATTTGCATTGTCTTGCTGTGGCAAGAGAAAGTCACTTAAGGCACCCAATTTATGCAATTCTTCGATGGCTTTTAGACATGCATCTTTTTTGGCATCTTCCATCGAAGATTGTGGTGTACTGACAATTTGATGCATTGGAGCATTGGAAGGTAAAATTATCTGGCAAATAGTTCCCTCCAAATCACCAAGAAAATAGAATTCTGGAGTGGGGACATAATACCTGCAGTAAAAAGATACATCTTAACTCAACATAGCCTTAAAAGGAAATGGATAccggggaaaaaaaaaaggaattcaaAACAGGGGCATACTCATCATGTGGAAGCTTCGAACAATACTGGTGTAACAATGAGATGCTATATCCAGAAGTGACGGAAGCTCCAGTAGAAGCAACTTTATATGTTCGTTCCTCAGGACTAAGAAAAGTCTCACTGGATGTTCTGAAAGCAACTTCCATGTTCATTCGCTCTTCATCTTTCCTGAAGTTTTCTATTAAATCCAACTCTTTCTGACTACCACTGCAGCATAAACAAAAATGGTTACTCTGACTTGGAGAAAGAATAGGAA encodes the following:
- the LOC133709119 gene encoding DNA replication licensing factor MCM5, whose protein sequence is MSGWDEGAVYYSDQAQSLGGDTDDPGSNVAAAASRHSVLQKFKEFIRNFETQSSTNVFPYRESLLHNPKHLVVDMEDLGDFDSDLPAKLRSAPADYLPLFENAAGQVLANLKTKVAGSEGQLEEPVPEDVQILLTSREDTTSMRKLGAQSISKLIKISGITIAASRVKAKATYVIVMCKNCKNVQRVPCRPGLGGAIVPRTCNHIPQPGEEPCPLDPWVVVPDKSKYVDQQTLKLQENPEDVPTGELPRNMLLSVDRHLVQTIVPGTRLTIMGIYSIYQASNSSTNHKGAVAVRQPYIRVVGIEEANDANSRGPAAFTAEEIEEFKKFAAEPDVYKSICSKIAPSIFGHEDVKKAVACLLFGGSRKHLPDGVKLRGDINVLLLGDPSTAKSQFLKFVEKTAPVAVYTSGKGSSAAGLTASVIRDNSSREFYLEGGAMVLADGGVVCIDEFDKMRPEDRVAIHEAMEQQTISIAKAGITTVLNSRTSVLAAANPPSGRYDDLKTAQDNIDLQTTILSRFDLIFIVKDIRMYSQDKIIASHVIKVHASAGAAVGDKREVSKEKEENWLKRYLQYCRTECHPRLSESASKSLQNHYVKIRQDMRQQANETGEAAAIPITVRQLEAIVRLSESLAKMKLSHVATEENVTEAVRLFTVSTMDAARSGIYQQVNISPEMANEIKQAESHIKRRVGIGNHISERKLVDELTRMGMNESIVRRALIIMHQRDEVEYKGERRLILRKS
- the LOC133709106 gene encoding dicer-like protein 4 isoform X2 yields the protein MTLSSKLDQLKRQCIAELSKKTSDYQSLRSTKKTLNRVHDSIIFCLESLGLWGALQARHILSSGDNFERNALIEEGNNDIEAEGNNSDDSVCAEYLAQAADIIRTDCGKDAVASGLSCVEILKEPFFSSKVLRLIGILSSFRLQQDMKCIIFVNRIITARSLSYILQNLKNLASWKCDFLVGVHSKLKSMSRKTMQIILDKFRSGELNLLVATKVGEEGLDIQTCCLVIRFDLPETVASFIQSRGRARMPQSEYIFLVNSGSQKELDLIENFRKDEERMNMEVAFRTSSETFLSPEERTYKVASTGASVTSGYSISLLHQYCSKLPHDEYYVPTPEFYFLGDLEGTICQIILPSNAPMHQIVSTPQSSMEDAKKDACLKAIEELHKLGALSDFLLPQQDNANVEESMLDSSDYDSNEDEDLREELHEMLVPAVLKESWNKLEDLVILSAYYFQFDPEPNDRIYRSFGLFVKAPLPAEAETMELDLHLAHGRSVMTKLVPSGFAEFVKDEILLAQNFQEMFLKLILDRSEFVSEFVPLGNYYFSRSSTSTFYLLLPVTLGENDKISIDWRIIKKCLSSPIFRGPGDAMDSKIISSGIRLASGYRSISEVEDSLVYVPYKKTFYFITNVARERNAYSQYKEKSDALTYVDHLSKKFDISLKYPEQHLLCAKPVFNLHNLLHNRRQEDSDAQQLDEYYIYVPPELCELKVIGFSKDIGSSVSLLPSIMHRLENLLVAIELKHVLCTSFPEGAEVTSQRVLEALTTEKCQERISLERLEILGDAFLKFAVGRHFFLLHASLDEGELTRKRSNVVNNSNLLKLATRSNLQVYIRDQPFEPSQFFALGRPCKNICDQETIGSLDSQDLSSAVKQSHSRHVRCSKGHHWLHKKTIADVVEALVGAFIVDSGFKAATAFLRWIGIKVNFEASEVTKVCIASSRYVSLAACIDIAALENSLGYQFLHRGLLLQAFVHPSYNKHGGGCYQRLEFLGDAVLDYLITSYLYSVYPKLKPGHLTDLRSIAVNNKAFATVAVARSFHKFLLSDTSTLSEAIKTYVNFIETSASDSSLVDGPKCPKALGDLVESCLGAILLDTGFDLNLVWKIMLSFLEPVMSFSNIQLSPVRELRELCQAHAWVLKFLSSKKGKSFSVEATVNGNNVSATASSTALNKKEAIRISAQLIFETLKAQGNIPKSKLSLEEVLKSSSKLEPKLIGYDETPIDVTALDIIGFDKLNVQEASSSSSNSDVQSMSEVSSGNSSCIKRLQQPPASLGEVKMDGTNACNSRSSDAITQTGGVPHKLTAKSRLHETCVANYWEPPEFECCKEEGPGHIKSFTFKVTVKIDDVSDTLLEAFGEPRTSKKAAAEHAAEGALWYLEKKGYIKESDQTEEP
- the LOC133709106 gene encoding dicer-like protein 4 isoform X1, coding for MDDAPPDAGRPPPKNGGEEEGRAVESGDGAPRPEKDPRKVARRYQLELCQKAVEENIIVYLETGCGKTHIAVLLMYELRVLIMKPHKSICVFLAPTVALVQQQARVIEDSLDLKVGTYCGSSKHLKTHQDWEKEMEQYEVFVMTPQILLRNLYHRIIKMELIALLIFDECHHAQMKSNHPYAEIMKFYKSDATKLPRIFGMTASPVVGKGTSSQSNLSKSINSLENLLDAKVYTVEDKTELHCSVVSPVINVHRYGPVISGTSSPCMTLSSKLDQLKRQCIAELSKKTSDYQSLRSTKKTLNRVHDSIIFCLESLGLWGALQARHILSSGDNFERNALIEEGNNDIEAEGNNSDDSVCAEYLAQAADIIRTDCGKDAVASGLSCVEILKEPFFSSKVLRLIGILSSFRLQQDMKCIIFVNRIITARSLSYILQNLKNLASWKCDFLVGVHSKLKSMSRKTMQIILDKFRSGELNLLVATKVGEEGLDIQTCCLVIRFDLPETVASFIQSRGRARMPQSEYIFLVNSGSQKELDLIENFRKDEERMNMEVAFRTSSETFLSPEERTYKVASTGASVTSGYSISLLHQYCSKLPHDEYYVPTPEFYFLGDLEGTICQIILPSNAPMHQIVSTPQSSMEDAKKDACLKAIEELHKLGALSDFLLPQQDNANVEESMLDSSDYDSNEDEDLREELHEMLVPAVLKESWNKLEDLVILSAYYFQFDPEPNDRIYRSFGLFVKAPLPAEAETMELDLHLAHGRSVMTKLVPSGFAEFVKDEILLAQNFQEMFLKLILDRSEFVSEFVPLGNYYFSRSSTSTFYLLLPVTLGENDKISIDWRIIKKCLSSPIFRGPGDAMDSKIISSGIRLASGYRSISEVEDSLVYVPYKKTFYFITNVARERNAYSQYKEKSDALTYVDHLSKKFDISLKYPEQHLLCAKPVFNLHNLLHNRRQEDSDAQQLDEYYIYVPPELCELKVIGFSKDIGSSVSLLPSIMHRLENLLVAIELKHVLCTSFPEGAEVTSQRVLEALTTEKCQERISLERLEILGDAFLKFAVGRHFFLLHASLDEGELTRKRSNVVNNSNLLKLATRSNLQVYIRDQPFEPSQFFALGRPCKNICDQETIGSLDSQDLSSAVKQSHSRHVRCSKGHHWLHKKTIADVVEALVGAFIVDSGFKAATAFLRWIGIKVNFEASEVTKVCIASSRYVSLAACIDIAALENSLGYQFLHRGLLLQAFVHPSYNKHGGGCYQRLEFLGDAVLDYLITSYLYSVYPKLKPGHLTDLRSIAVNNKAFATVAVARSFHKFLLSDTSTLSEAIKTYVNFIETSASDSSLVDGPKCPKALGDLVESCLGAILLDTGFDLNLVWKIMLSFLEPVMSFSNIQLSPVRELRELCQAHAWVLKFLSSKKGKSFSVEATVNGNNVSATASSTALNKKEAIRISAQLIFETLKAQGNIPKSKLSLEEVLKSSSKLEPKLIGYDETPIDVTALDIIGFDKLNVQEASSSSSNSDVQSMSEVSSGNSSCIKRLQQPPASLGEVKMDGTNACNSRSSDAITQTGGVPHKLTAKSRLHETCVANYWEPPEFECCKEEGPGHIKSFTFKVTVKIDDVSDTLLEAFGEPRTSKKAAAEHAAEGALWYLEKKGYIKESDQTEEP